The Nitrospira sp. SG-bin1 sequence AAGTGGAAGCTGCGGTGCTCAACGTCGATCCGGCAAGCCGGAAGATATCTTTGGGCATGAAGCAGACCGCGCCGAATCCCTGGGACATGATCGAGGGCAAATACCCGATCGGAACCCGTATCGAAGGAAAGGTGAAGAGCCTGACCGATTTCGGTGCGTTTGTCGGACTTGAAGAGGGGATCGACGGGCTCATCCATATCTCGGATATGTCGTGGACGAAACATATCAAGCATCCCTCCGAGTTGTTCAAAAAAGGGCAGAAAGTGGAAGCGGTTGTGTTGCGTATCGACAAGGAAAAAGAGCGGCTTTCGTTGGGGTACAAACAGTTGTCTCGTGATCCATGGGATGAGGCGATCCCGTCGCGGTATCGCGTCGGTGACTCGGTGACCGGCAAGGTGTCGAAAGTCGCCGACTTTGGGATCTTCATCGAATTGGACGGTGGGGTGGAAGGCTTAATCCATGTCAGCGAATCCGGTCTTGAACCGTCCGCGAAGCTGGAAGAAAAGTTTAAGTTGCAGGACGACGTGGCGGCGAAGATAATCAAAGTCGATCGAGACGAGCGCAAGATCGCCCTCAGCCTTCGCGACCATCAACTGGACTGGGAGCGCAAGCAGGTTGATGAGTATCACTCTGCACAGGGTGTGCTGGATCAGAGTCTGGGGCGGGCGGCCAAACAGAGCCGGAAACGGGCGCAATCGGAAGAGCAAGGCTAAGTGGGCCTGCTTATCTAGCGGAGCGGGGAGTGGGTCATGGCGGATGAAGTGACACAGACGGAAGGCCCGCGAAAGCGCCGTCCGTTCCGCAAGGCTTTGTGGCTTTTTGTGGCGGGGGTAGGAGTGTTGATTCTGATGAATCTCTTCTACCCCGACCTCGACTTGTCCAGTGAGGACCGCATTGCCTTGATTCGAGTTGAAGGCGTCATTCTTGATTCGCAAACAACGGTCGGAGAGTTGAAGCGATTCAGCGAAAATCCCTCGATCAAAGCCATCGTGCTACGGATCGATAGTCCCGGGGGCGGCGTCGTGCCGTCGCAAGAGATTTACGACGCGGTCAAGCGGGTCCGGAGCAAGAACAATAAGGCGGTGATCGCATCCATGGGAAGCGTCGCTGCTTCCGGAGGGTATTATATCGCTGCCGCAACGGACCGTATCGTGGCCAATCCCGGAACACTGACGGGCAGCATCGGAGTCATCATGGAAACGGCCAATGTGGAAGGGTTACTCCAGAAAATCGGTGTGGAAGGGATCGTCATCAAGAGCGGAAAGTATAAGGATGTGGGGTCTCCGCTCCGGAAGATGAGCGGAGAAGAAAGGGCGTTGCTCCAGGCCGTGATGGATGACGTTCACAAGCAGTTTATCGAAGCGGTGGCGGAAGGCCGTTCACTCGAACTTCGGACCGCCCAAGCCCTCGCCGACGGTCGAATCTTTACTGGACGCCAGGCCAAGGAAGCAAAACTGATCGATGAACTCGGTGACTTGGAAGATGCCATTCAACTGGCTGCCGAGGTGGCCGGGATCGAAGGAGAACCGAAGGTCGTCGAGCCACGCCGCCGCTTTTCCATTCGCGAAATCCTGGACTCGAAACTCAGCATGATGTTTCCGAAATTGAATATGCAACCGGGTGTGAGCTTGAAGTACCTGATGGCCTTCTAGCTGTGTCACTGAAGATGCGGCGATAACCGGGTCGAAGGGAGAGTGGATATGACCAAGGCGCAGATCATCGAAAAGGTTTCTGAGCAAGTCACCACCTTGACGAAGCGGCAGG is a genomic window containing:
- a CDS encoding multidrug transporter, producing MADEVTQTEGPRKRRPFRKALWLFVAGVGVLILMNLFYPDLDLSSEDRIALIRVEGVILDSQTTVGELKRFSENPSIKAIVLRIDSPGGGVVPSQEIYDAVKRVRSKNNKAVIASMGSVAASGGYYIAAATDRIVANPGTLTGSIGVIMETANVEGLLQKIGVEGIVIKSGKYKDVGSPLRKMSGEERALLQAVMDDVHKQFIEAVAEGRSLELRTAQALADGRIFTGRQAKEAKLIDELGDLEDAIQLAAEVAGIEGEPKVVEPRRRFSIREILDSKLSMMFPKLNMQPGVSLKYLMAF